In Burkholderia sp. NRF60-BP8, a single window of DNA contains:
- the pnp gene encoding polyribonucleotide nucleotidyltransferase: MSMFNKVVKEFQWGQHKVRLETGEVARQASGAVIVDVEDTVVLATVVGAKSAKPGQDFFPLTVDYLEKTYSAGKIPGGFFRREGRPSEHETLTSRLIDRPLRPLFPEGFYNEVQVVIHVLSVNPEIPADIPALIGASAALAVSGLPFNGPVGAARVAYIDNAYVLNPTREQLKASRLDLVVAGTERAVLMVESEADQLSEDVMLGAVVFGHEQMQVAIDAIHDLVRDGGKPEWDWQPAPKNEALIARVTELAQNDLLAAYQLRDKQARSAKLKEVYAATSAKLEEEALAAGTVAADKATVGNILFDIEAKIVRSQILNGEPRIDGRDTRTVRPIEIRTGVLPRTHGSALFTRGETQALVVATLGTKGDEQIIDALEGEYRERFMLHYNMPPFATGETGRVGSPKRREIGHGRLAKRALVKCLPSADEFGYSIRVVSEITESNGSSSMASVCGGCLALMDAGVPMKAHVAGIAMGLILEGNKFAVLTDILGDEDHLGDMDFKVAGTEQGVTALQMDIKIQGITKEIMQVALAQAKEGRMHILGKMTSAVSGANTQLSEFAPRMITIKINPEKIRDVIGKGGSVIRALTEETGTTIDISDDGVVTIASTNSDGMAEAKKRIEQITAEIEVGQVYEGTVLKLLDFGAIVNLLPGKDGLLHISEIVNERVKDINDYLKEGQQVKVKVIQTDEKGRVRLSAKALLNEAAAAAQSDTPPQQ; this comes from the coding sequence ATGTCCATGTTCAACAAGGTCGTGAAGGAATTCCAATGGGGCCAGCACAAGGTGCGCCTCGAAACCGGTGAAGTCGCCCGCCAGGCGAGCGGTGCCGTGATCGTCGACGTCGAAGACACCGTCGTGCTGGCAACCGTCGTCGGCGCGAAGTCGGCGAAGCCGGGCCAGGATTTCTTCCCGTTGACCGTCGACTACCTCGAGAAGACCTACTCGGCCGGCAAGATCCCGGGCGGCTTCTTCCGCCGCGAAGGCCGTCCGTCGGAGCACGAGACGCTGACGTCGCGCCTGATCGACCGTCCGCTGCGCCCGCTGTTCCCGGAAGGCTTCTACAACGAAGTCCAGGTCGTGATCCACGTGCTGTCCGTGAACCCGGAAATCCCGGCGGACATCCCCGCGCTGATCGGCGCATCGGCTGCGCTCGCCGTGTCGGGCCTGCCGTTCAACGGCCCGGTCGGCGCCGCGCGCGTGGCGTACATCGACAACGCGTACGTGCTGAACCCGACGCGTGAGCAGCTCAAGGCATCGCGCCTCGACCTCGTCGTCGCGGGTACGGAGCGCGCCGTGCTGATGGTCGAGTCGGAAGCCGATCAGCTGTCGGAAGACGTGATGCTGGGCGCCGTGGTGTTCGGCCACGAGCAGATGCAGGTCGCGATCGACGCGATCCACGATCTGGTCCGCGACGGCGGCAAGCCCGAGTGGGACTGGCAGCCGGCGCCGAAGAACGAGGCGCTGATCGCACGCGTGACCGAGCTGGCGCAGAACGATCTGCTCGCCGCTTACCAACTCCGCGACAAGCAGGCGCGTTCGGCGAAGTTGAAGGAAGTCTACGCGGCGACGTCGGCGAAGCTCGAGGAAGAGGCGCTGGCGGCCGGTACGGTCGCGGCCGACAAGGCCACCGTCGGCAACATCCTGTTCGACATCGAAGCGAAGATCGTCCGTTCGCAGATCCTGAACGGCGAGCCGCGCATCGACGGTCGCGACACGCGCACCGTGCGCCCGATCGAGATCCGCACCGGCGTGCTGCCGCGCACCCACGGCTCGGCGCTGTTCACGCGCGGCGAGACGCAGGCGCTGGTCGTCGCGACGCTCGGCACCAAGGGTGACGAGCAGATCATCGACGCGCTCGAAGGCGAATACCGCGAGCGCTTCATGCTCCACTACAACATGCCCCCGTTCGCGACCGGCGAAACGGGCCGCGTCGGCTCGCCGAAGCGCCGCGAAATCGGCCACGGCCGGCTGGCTAAGCGCGCGCTGGTCAAGTGCCTGCCGAGCGCCGACGAGTTCGGCTACTCGATCCGCGTCGTGTCGGAAATCACCGAGTCGAACGGTTCGTCGTCGATGGCGTCGGTATGCGGCGGCTGCCTCGCGCTGATGGACGCCGGCGTGCCGATGAAGGCGCACGTCGCGGGTATCGCGATGGGCCTGATCCTCGAAGGCAACAAGTTCGCGGTGCTGACCGACATCCTCGGCGACGAAGATCACCTCGGCGACATGGACTTCAAGGTGGCCGGCACGGAGCAGGGCGTGACGGCGCTGCAGATGGACATCAAGATCCAGGGCATCACGAAGGAAATCATGCAGGTCGCGCTCGCGCAGGCGAAGGAAGGCCGCATGCACATCCTCGGCAAGATGACCTCGGCGGTGTCGGGTGCGAACACGCAACTGTCGGAATTCGCGCCGCGCATGATCACGATCAAGATCAACCCGGAAAAAATTCGCGACGTGATCGGCAAGGGCGGTTCGGTGATCCGCGCGCTGACGGAGGAAACGGGCACGACCATCGACATCTCGGACGACGGCGTCGTGACGATCGCGAGCACGAACAGCGACGGCATGGCCGAAGCGAAGAAGCGCATCGAGCAAATCACGGCTGAAATCGAAGTCGGCCAGGTGTACGAAGGCACGGTGCTCAAGCTGCTCGATTTCGGCGCGATCGTGAACCTGCTGCCGGGCAAGGACGGCTTGCTGCACATCTCGGAAATCGTCAACGAGCGCGTGAAGGACATCAACGACTACCTGAAGGAAGGCCAGCAGGTGAAGGTCAAGGTGATCCAGACGGACGAGAAGGGTCGCGTGCGTCTGTCGGCCAAGGCGCTGCTGAATGAAGCAGCGGCGGCAGCGCAGTCGGATACGCCGCCGCAGCAGTAA
- the rpsO gene encoding 30S ribosomal protein S15 yields MSVADIKKSEVVAQFARGTNDTGSPEVQVALLTARIVELTGHFKTHAKDHHSRRGLLRMVSRRRKLLDYLKGKDADRYRALIEKLGLRK; encoded by the coding sequence ATGTCTGTTGCAGATATCAAGAAGTCGGAAGTCGTTGCTCAGTTCGCCCGCGGTACCAACGACACGGGGTCGCCCGAAGTCCAGGTCGCACTGCTGACCGCACGTATCGTCGAACTGACGGGTCACTTCAAGACCCACGCGAAGGATCACCACAGCCGCCGCGGCCTGCTGCGCATGGTGAGCCGCCGCCGCAAGCTGCTCGACTACCTCAAGGGCAAGGATGCCGACCGTTACCGCGCACTGATCGAGAAGCTGGGTCTGCGTAAGTAA
- a CDS encoding branched-chain amino acid ABC transporter substrate-binding protein, with amino-acid sequence MLGWKRCALAWSAGWMLVSSAFAGGEPVRIALIEGMSGPFANAGAAVERNLRFGVEQVNAAGGVKLRDGAHPLELVVLDSKGSPEEALVQLRAAADRHIGFVAQGNSSAVAAALVAALDKLNARDPDRRMLFLNYSADDPALTGARCSFWHFRFDAHAGMRMAALADVMARDRALRKVYLLNQDYSFGHDVSALARQALAARRPDVAIAGDEFHPIGRIKDFSPYIAKIRASGADAVVTGNWGNDLTLLVKAAREQGLDAKFYTFYGNSLGAPAALGDAGVGRVVAVADWHPNAGGARSDAFYRAFRARFPVAQDDYPVRRMSQMIDMLAAAMTRAGSADPVAVARALEGLSFDDGFHASRMRAQDHQLIQPLYVMEMDKAGTPGVRFDNEGSGYGFRTVLAVPAPRTEMPSTCSMTRP; translated from the coding sequence ATGCTGGGGTGGAAGCGATGCGCGCTCGCGTGGAGCGCGGGGTGGATGCTGGTGTCGTCCGCATTCGCCGGCGGCGAGCCGGTGCGGATCGCGCTGATCGAAGGGATGTCGGGCCCGTTCGCGAACGCGGGCGCGGCAGTCGAGCGCAACTTGCGCTTCGGCGTCGAGCAGGTCAATGCGGCGGGCGGCGTGAAGCTGCGCGACGGCGCACATCCGCTCGAACTCGTGGTGCTCGACAGCAAGGGCAGCCCGGAGGAGGCGCTCGTGCAGTTGCGCGCGGCCGCCGACCGCCATATCGGCTTCGTCGCGCAGGGCAACAGCTCGGCCGTCGCGGCCGCGCTCGTCGCGGCGCTCGACAAGCTGAACGCGCGCGATCCGGACCGCCGGATGCTGTTCCTGAACTATTCGGCCGACGATCCGGCGCTGACCGGCGCGCGCTGCAGCTTCTGGCATTTCCGCTTCGACGCGCATGCCGGCATGCGGATGGCCGCGCTCGCGGACGTGATGGCGCGCGATCGCGCGCTGCGCAAGGTCTATCTGTTGAACCAGGACTACAGCTTCGGCCACGACGTCAGCGCCCTCGCGCGGCAGGCGCTGGCCGCACGGCGTCCGGACGTGGCGATCGCCGGCGACGAATTCCACCCGATCGGCCGGATCAAGGATTTCTCGCCGTATATCGCGAAGATCCGCGCGAGCGGTGCGGACGCCGTCGTGACCGGCAACTGGGGCAACGACCTCACGTTGCTCGTGAAGGCGGCGCGCGAACAGGGGCTCGACGCGAAGTTCTACACGTTCTACGGCAACAGCCTCGGCGCGCCGGCGGCCTTGGGCGACGCGGGCGTAGGCCGTGTCGTGGCGGTCGCCGACTGGCACCCGAACGCGGGCGGCGCCCGATCCGACGCGTTCTACCGCGCGTTCCGGGCCCGTTTTCCGGTCGCGCAGGACGACTATCCGGTGCGGCGGATGAGCCAGATGATCGACATGCTGGCCGCCGCGATGACCCGCGCGGGGTCGGCCGACCCGGTCGCGGTCGCGCGTGCGCTCGAGGGCCTGTCGTTCGACGACGGCTTCCACGCGTCGCGGATGCGCGCGCAGGATCACCAATTGATCCAACCCCTTTACGTGATGGAAATGGACAAGGCCGGTACGCCGGGCGTGCGCTTCGACAACGAAGGGTCGGGCTACGGCTTCCGGACGGTGCTCGCGGTGCCGGCGCCGCGTACGGAGATGCCGTCGACGTGCTCGATGACGCGCCCGTGA
- a CDS encoding carbonic anhydrase, translating to MNRPKSMLVANIAWARETREHTPGFFDALARGQNPRVLWIGCADSRVPAETITHCAPGELFVHRNIANLFHPDDDNSASVLEYAVRVLKVDHVIVCGHYGCGGVRASLLPPPADLPHVARRIAPLCALARRHRDTLDGLDDLAAADRLAELNVLEQVRLLRASPIVRGRERPPLVHGWIFSLADGLLKELDSGYTVPPAEPEPEPAAAAALG from the coding sequence ATGAATCGCCCCAAGAGCATGCTGGTTGCCAACATTGCCTGGGCCCGCGAGACGCGCGAACACACGCCCGGCTTCTTCGACGCGCTCGCGCGCGGCCAGAACCCGCGCGTCCTGTGGATCGGCTGCGCCGACAGCCGCGTGCCGGCCGAAACCATCACGCACTGCGCACCGGGCGAGCTGTTCGTCCATCGCAACATCGCGAACCTGTTCCACCCCGACGACGACAATTCCGCCAGCGTGCTCGAGTACGCGGTGCGGGTGCTGAAGGTCGATCACGTGATCGTGTGCGGCCACTACGGATGCGGCGGGGTCCGCGCGTCGCTGCTGCCGCCGCCCGCCGACCTGCCGCACGTCGCGCGCCGCATCGCGCCGCTCTGCGCGCTCGCGCGGCGTCATCGCGACACGCTCGACGGGCTCGACGACCTGGCCGCCGCCGACCGCCTCGCCGAGTTGAACGTGCTCGAACAGGTGCGGCTGCTGCGCGCGTCGCCGATCGTACGCGGCCGCGAACGGCCGCCGCTCGTGCACGGCTGGATCTTTTCGCTCGCCGACGGGCTTCTGAAGGAGCTCGATTCCGGCTACACGGTGCCGCCGGCCGAACCCGAGCCCGAGCCTGCTGCGGCCGCCGCGCTCGGCTGA
- a CDS encoding SulP family inorganic anion transporter, with translation MKLNERLSTLPRDIVAGIVVFLVALPLCLGIANASGVEPFAGLVSGIVGGIVVALLSGSSLSVSGPAAGLVVIVVEGIAQLGSFSAFLLAVLLSGVLQFGLGMLRAGRFAAYVPSPVIKGMLAAIGLLLIVKQIPFAFGIGGQAAQSFANWPGLPVAWAATAIAFVSLALLVAWDTPALRRFALVRSVPAPLAVVVLGIGATLALGVVAPAVAPGAAHRVTLPELGSFAAFAASLKHAELGQNFAQLVNPDVWRVAITLAVVASLETLLCLEAVEQIDPKRRPTQPDRELKAQGVGNLVAGAVGGLPITSVIVRSSANVNAGAQSRMSAIVHGILLLASVFALTGLINLIPLASLAAILIHTGLKLAKPALFRSVMKQGPAAFVPFAATIAGVLAVDLLFGIAMGLACSVLAVAVANLKSPVTLAQHDDHFLLSFRKDVSFLGKVQVKHHLRHIPDRAAVIIDATRADYIDHDVLELLDAFVADAPRRGIAVEFRRRHPAPRAAARRWLFRAPAAE, from the coding sequence ATGAAACTGAACGAGCGTCTGTCCACCCTGCCGCGCGACATCGTCGCCGGCATCGTCGTTTTCCTCGTCGCGCTGCCGCTCTGCCTCGGCATCGCCAACGCCTCCGGCGTCGAGCCGTTCGCCGGGCTCGTGTCGGGCATCGTCGGCGGCATCGTCGTCGCGCTGCTGAGCGGCTCGTCGCTGTCCGTCAGCGGGCCGGCCGCCGGCCTCGTCGTGATCGTCGTCGAAGGGATCGCGCAACTCGGCAGCTTCTCCGCGTTCCTGCTCGCGGTGCTGCTGTCCGGCGTGCTGCAGTTCGGCCTCGGCATGCTGCGCGCGGGCCGCTTCGCCGCCTATGTGCCGTCGCCCGTCATCAAGGGCATGCTCGCCGCGATCGGCCTGCTGCTGATCGTGAAGCAGATTCCGTTCGCGTTCGGCATCGGCGGCCAGGCTGCGCAATCGTTTGCGAACTGGCCGGGCCTGCCCGTCGCATGGGCCGCCACGGCCATCGCGTTCGTTTCGCTCGCGCTGCTCGTGGCGTGGGACACCCCCGCGCTGCGCCGCTTCGCGCTGGTGCGCTCGGTGCCCGCGCCGCTCGCGGTGGTCGTGCTCGGTATCGGCGCGACGCTCGCGCTGGGCGTCGTCGCGCCCGCGGTCGCGCCGGGCGCCGCTCATCGCGTCACCCTGCCCGAACTCGGATCGTTCGCCGCCTTCGCCGCGTCGCTCAAGCACGCGGAGCTCGGCCAGAACTTCGCGCAGCTCGTCAATCCGGACGTATGGCGCGTGGCGATCACGCTGGCGGTCGTCGCGAGCCTCGAGACGCTGCTGTGCCTCGAAGCGGTCGAACAGATCGATCCGAAGCGCCGGCCGACGCAACCCGATCGCGAGCTGAAGGCACAGGGTGTCGGCAACCTCGTCGCGGGCGCCGTCGGCGGCCTGCCGATCACGTCGGTGATCGTGCGCAGCTCGGCCAACGTCAACGCCGGCGCGCAAAGCCGGATGTCGGCGATCGTGCACGGGATCCTGCTGCTCGCGAGCGTGTTCGCGCTCACCGGCCTGATCAACCTGATCCCGCTCGCGAGCCTCGCCGCGATCCTGATCCATACCGGTCTGAAGCTGGCGAAACCCGCGCTGTTCCGCTCGGTGATGAAGCAAGGCCCGGCCGCGTTCGTGCCGTTCGCGGCGACGATCGCGGGCGTGCTCGCGGTCGACCTGCTGTTCGGCATCGCAATGGGCCTCGCATGCAGCGTGCTCGCGGTCGCCGTCGCGAACCTGAAGAGCCCCGTCACGCTCGCGCAGCACGACGATCACTTCCTGCTGTCGTTCCGCAAGGACGTGTCGTTTCTCGGCAAGGTGCAGGTCAAGCACCACCTGCGGCACATTCCGGACCGGGCGGCGGTGATCATCGACGCGACGCGCGCCGACTACATCGATCACGACGTGCTCGAACTGCTCGATGCGTTCGTCGCCGATGCGCCGCGGCGCGGGATCGCGGTCGAGTTCCGCCGGCGCCATCCGGCGCCACGCGCGGCCGCGCGCCGCTGGCTGTTCCGTGCGCCGGCCGCCGAATGA
- a CDS encoding 2-isopropylmalate synthase, giving the protein MTDKLIIFDTTLRDGEQSPGASMTKEEKIRIAKHLERMKVDVIEAGFAASSNGDFDAIHTIAGLVKDSTICSLARANDKDIQRAADALKPANSFRIHTFIATSPLHMEKKLRMTPDQVFEQARLAVRFARKFTDNVEFSPEDGSRSDMDFLCRVLEAVIAEGATTINIADTVGYGVPELYGNLVKTLRERIPNSDKAIFSVHCHNDLGMAVANSLAGVKIGGARQVECTINGLGERAGNTSLEEIVMAVKTRKDYFGLDVGIDTSQIVPTSKLVSQITGFVVQPNKAVVGANAFAHASGIHQDGVLKARDTYEIMRAEDVGWTANKIVLGKLSGRNAFKQRLQELGVSLDSEAELNAAFMRFKDLADRKAEIFDEDIIAIVSEESALAQEQEHFKFVSLSQRSETGEQPQAKVVFAVEGKEVTGEARGNGPVDATFNAIEGEVGSGSELLLYSVNAITTGTQAQGEVTVRLSKSGRIVNGVGTDPDIVAASAKAYISALNKLHSKDDKVNPQRS; this is encoded by the coding sequence ATGACAGACAAGCTGATCATTTTCGATACGACGTTGCGTGACGGCGAGCAATCGCCCGGCGCGTCGATGACGAAGGAAGAGAAAATCCGCATCGCGAAGCACCTCGAGCGGATGAAGGTCGACGTGATCGAGGCCGGCTTCGCGGCCAGCTCGAACGGCGATTTCGACGCGATCCACACGATCGCCGGTCTCGTGAAGGACAGCACGATCTGCTCGCTGGCGCGGGCCAACGACAAGGACATCCAGCGCGCGGCCGACGCACTGAAGCCGGCCAACAGCTTCCGGATCCACACGTTCATCGCGACGTCGCCGTTGCACATGGAAAAGAAGCTGCGGATGACGCCCGACCAGGTGTTCGAGCAGGCCCGCCTCGCGGTGCGTTTCGCGCGCAAGTTCACCGACAACGTCGAGTTCTCGCCGGAAGACGGCAGCCGTTCGGACATGGATTTCCTGTGCCGCGTGCTGGAAGCCGTGATCGCCGAAGGCGCGACGACGATCAACATCGCCGACACGGTCGGCTACGGCGTGCCGGAACTCTACGGCAACCTCGTGAAGACGCTGCGCGAGCGCATTCCGAACTCGGACAAGGCGATCTTCTCGGTGCACTGCCATAACGACCTCGGGATGGCGGTCGCGAACTCGCTCGCCGGCGTGAAGATCGGCGGCGCGCGTCAGGTCGAGTGCACGATCAACGGTCTCGGCGAGCGCGCGGGCAACACGTCGCTCGAAGAAATCGTGATGGCGGTGAAGACGCGCAAGGACTACTTCGGTCTCGACGTCGGCATCGACACGTCGCAGATCGTGCCGACGTCGAAGCTCGTGTCGCAGATCACCGGCTTCGTCGTGCAGCCGAACAAGGCGGTGGTCGGCGCGAATGCATTCGCGCACGCGTCGGGCATTCACCAGGACGGCGTGCTCAAGGCGCGCGACACCTACGAGATCATGCGCGCGGAAGACGTGGGCTGGACCGCGAACAAGATCGTGCTCGGCAAGCTGTCGGGCCGCAACGCGTTCAAGCAGCGCCTGCAGGAGCTCGGCGTATCGCTCGACAGCGAAGCCGAGTTGAATGCCGCGTTCATGCGCTTCAAGGATCTGGCCGACCGCAAGGCGGAGATCTTCGACGAGGACATCATCGCGATCGTGTCCGAGGAATCGGCGCTCGCGCAGGAGCAGGAGCACTTCAAGTTCGTGTCGCTGTCGCAGCGTTCGGAAACGGGCGAGCAGCCGCAGGCGAAGGTCGTATTCGCGGTCGAAGGCAAGGAAGTGACCGGCGAGGCGCGCGGCAACGGTCCGGTCGATGCGACGTTCAATGCGATCGAAGGCGAAGTCGGTAGCGGATCCGAGCTGCTGCTGTACTCGGTGAACGCGATCACGACCGGCACGCAGGCGCAGGGCGAAGTGACCGTCCGGTTGTCGAAGAGCGGGCGGATCGTCAACGGCGTCGGTACCGATCCGGATATTGTCGCCGCGTCCGCGAAGGCATACATTTCCGCGCTGAACAAGCTGCATTCGAAGGACGACAAGGTCAACCCGCAGCGCTCGTAA
- the pssA gene encoding CDP-diacylglycerol--serine O-phosphatidyltransferase yields MAAFKPRRPRNGSSQTPRPFRRNKVMAPDQAPLESRRAARQRFLKTRGIYLLPNAFTTAALFCGFFAVVQAMNVRFEIAAIAIFVAMVLDGMDGRVARMTHTQSAFGEQFDSLSDMVSFGVAPALVMYEWVLKDLGRWGWLAAFVYCSGAALRLARFNTNIGVVDKRFFQGLPSPAAAALIAGFVWLATDNRVPMKLGWLPWVAFVLTIYAGVTMVSNAPFYSGKALDVRHRVPFAAILLVVVAFVLVSSDPPLMLFCLFVLYGLSGYVFWAYMAVRGRANPARSSQRDH; encoded by the coding sequence ATGGCCGCATTCAAACCGCGTCGGCCGCGCAACGGCTCCAGCCAGACGCCACGCCCGTTCCGCCGCAACAAGGTGATGGCGCCCGATCAGGCGCCGCTCGAAAGCCGCCGCGCCGCGCGCCAGCGGTTCCTGAAGACGCGCGGCATCTATCTGCTGCCGAACGCATTCACGACCGCCGCGCTGTTCTGCGGCTTCTTCGCGGTCGTGCAGGCGATGAACGTGCGCTTCGAGATCGCCGCGATCGCGATTTTCGTCGCGATGGTGCTCGACGGAATGGACGGGCGCGTGGCGCGCATGACGCATACGCAGAGCGCGTTCGGCGAGCAGTTCGACAGCCTGTCGGACATGGTGTCGTTCGGCGTGGCGCCCGCGCTCGTGATGTACGAGTGGGTGCTGAAGGATCTCGGTCGCTGGGGCTGGCTCGCCGCGTTCGTCTATTGCTCGGGCGCCGCACTGCGTCTCGCGCGCTTCAACACGAACATCGGCGTGGTCGACAAGCGCTTTTTCCAGGGGCTGCCGAGCCCGGCCGCGGCCGCGCTGATCGCGGGCTTCGTGTGGCTCGCGACCGACAACCGCGTGCCGATGAAGCTCGGCTGGCTGCCGTGGGTCGCCTTCGTGCTGACGATCTACGCGGGCGTGACGATGGTGTCGAACGCGCCGTTCTACAGCGGCAAGGCGCTCGACGTGCGGCACCGCGTGCCGTTCGCGGCCATCCTGCTCGTCGTCGTCGCGTTCGTGCTCGTGTCGTCCGATCCGCCGCTGATGCTGTTCTGCCTGTTCGTGCTGTACGGGCTGTCCGGCTACGTGTTCTGGGCCTACATGGCCGTGCGCGGGCGCGCGAATCCGGCGCGTTCGTCGCAGCGCGATCACTGA
- a CDS encoding phosphatidylserine decarboxylase yields the protein MNYPHPIIAREGWPFIAIAAVIALLIHAVGGFGFAWPFWLLLVFVVQFFRDPQRPIPAQPNAVLCPADGRIVAVETAQDPYANREALKISVFMNVFNVHSQRSPVDGAISKVEYFPGAFLNAAIDKASTENERNAVVIQTASGKTVTSVQIAGLIARRILCYVRAGEPLSRGQRYGFIRFGSRVDVYLPLGSRAKVSIGEKVYASSTILAELEQ from the coding sequence ATGAACTATCCTCATCCGATCATCGCGCGCGAAGGCTGGCCGTTCATCGCGATTGCAGCCGTCATCGCGCTGTTGATCCATGCCGTCGGGGGCTTCGGCTTCGCGTGGCCGTTCTGGCTGCTGCTCGTCTTCGTCGTCCAGTTCTTCCGCGATCCGCAGCGCCCGATCCCGGCGCAGCCGAACGCGGTGCTCTGCCCGGCAGACGGCCGCATCGTCGCGGTCGAGACCGCGCAGGATCCGTACGCGAACCGCGAAGCGCTGAAGATCAGCGTGTTCATGAATGTCTTCAATGTCCATTCGCAGCGTTCGCCGGTCGATGGCGCGATCAGCAAGGTCGAATATTTCCCGGGCGCGTTCCTGAACGCGGCGATCGACAAGGCGTCGACCGAGAACGAGCGCAATGCGGTGGTGATCCAGACGGCGAGCGGCAAGACGGTCACGTCCGTGCAGATCGCCGGCCTGATCGCGCGCCGGATCCTCTGCTACGTCCGTGCCGGCGAGCCGCTGTCGCGCGGCCAGCGCTACGGTTTCATCCGCTTCGGTTCGCGCGTCGACGTGTACCTGCCGCTCGGCAGCCGCGCGAAGGTGTCGATCGGCGAGAAGGTCTACGCGTCGTCGACGATCCTCGCCGAGCTCGAGCAGTAA
- the ilvC gene encoding ketol-acid reductoisomerase yields the protein MNVFYDKDADLSLIKGKQVTIIGYGSQGHAHALNLKDSGVNVTVGLRKGGASWSKAENAGLSVKEVAEAVKGADVVMMLLPDEQIADVYAKEVHANIKQGAALAFAHGFNVHYGQVIPRADLDVIMIAPKAPGHTVRGTYSQGGGVPHLIAVAQNKSGAARDIALSYAAANGGGRAGIIETNFREETETDLFGEQAVLCGGTVELIKAGFETLVEAGYAPEMAYFECLHELKLIVDLIYEGGIANMNYSISNNAEYGEYVTGPRVVTEETKKAMKQCLTDIQTGEYAKSFILENKAGAPTLQSRRRLTAEHQIEQVGAKLRAMMPWIAKNKLVDQTKN from the coding sequence ATGAACGTTTTCTACGACAAAGACGCCGACCTCTCCCTCATCAAGGGCAAGCAAGTCACGATCATCGGCTACGGCTCGCAAGGCCATGCGCACGCACTGAACCTGAAGGACAGCGGCGTGAACGTGACGGTCGGCCTTCGCAAGGGCGGCGCGTCGTGGAGCAAGGCCGAGAACGCCGGCCTGTCGGTCAAGGAAGTCGCGGAAGCGGTGAAGGGCGCGGACGTCGTCATGATGCTGCTGCCGGACGAGCAGATCGCCGACGTGTACGCGAAGGAAGTGCACGCGAACATCAAGCAGGGCGCGGCGCTGGCATTCGCGCACGGCTTCAACGTCCACTACGGGCAGGTGATCCCGCGCGCCGACCTCGACGTGATCATGATCGCGCCGAAGGCCCCGGGCCACACCGTGCGCGGCACGTACTCGCAAGGTGGCGGCGTGCCGCACCTGATCGCGGTTGCGCAGAACAAGTCGGGCGCGGCACGCGACATCGCGCTGTCGTACGCGGCGGCGAACGGCGGCGGCCGTGCCGGCATCATCGAGACGAACTTCCGCGAAGAAACCGAAACCGACCTGTTCGGCGAGCAGGCCGTGCTGTGCGGCGGTACCGTCGAGCTGATCAAGGCGGGTTTCGAGACGCTGGTCGAAGCCGGCTACGCGCCGGAAATGGCGTACTTCGAGTGCCTGCACGAACTGAAGCTGATCGTCGACCTGATCTACGAAGGCGGCATCGCGAACATGAACTACTCGATCTCGAACAACGCCGAGTACGGCGAGTACGTGACCGGCCCGCGCGTCGTCACGGAAGAGACGAAGAAGGCGATGAAGCAGTGCCTGACCGACATCCAGACGGGCGAGTACGCGAAGAGCTTCATTCTCGAGAACAAGGCGGGCGCCCCGACGCTGCAGTCGCGCCGCCGCCTGACGGCCGAGCACCAGATCGAGCAGGTCGGCGCGAAGCTGCGTGCGATGATGCCGTGGATCGCGAAGAACAAGCTCGTCGACCAGACGAAGAACTAA
- the ilvN gene encoding acetolactate synthase small subunit translates to MRHIISVLLENEPGALSRVVGLFSARGYNIETLTVAPTEDQSLSRLTIVSIGSDDVIEQITKHLNRLIEVVKVVDLTDGAHIERELMLIKVRAVGKEREEMKRMSDIFRGRIIDVTEKTYTIELTGASDKLDAFIQGLDATAILETVRTGSSGIGRGERILKV, encoded by the coding sequence ATGAGACACATCATTTCCGTCCTGCTGGAAAACGAACCGGGCGCGCTGTCGCGCGTGGTCGGTCTCTTTTCCGCACGCGGCTACAACATCGAAACCTTGACGGTGGCGCCGACCGAAGACCAATCGCTGTCGCGGCTGACCATCGTTTCCATTGGCTCGGACGACGTGATCGAACAGATCACGAAGCATCTGAACCGCCTGATCGAGGTGGTGAAAGTGGTGGACCTGACCGACGGTGCACACATCGAACGCGAGCTGATGCTGATCAAGGTCCGTGCAGTGGGCAAGGAGCGCGAAGAAATGAAGCGGATGTCGGACATTTTCCGCGGCCGCATCATCGACGTGACCGAGAAGACCTACACGATCGAATTGACGGGCGCGAGCGACAAGCTCGACGCATTCATCCAGGGGCTGGACGCCACCGCGATCCTCGAGACCGTGCGGACCGGCAGCTCCGGCATCGGACGCGGCGAGCGCATCCTGAAGGTGTGA